DNA sequence from the Acidimicrobiia bacterium genome:
GGGCGCGCACGGTCGCCTCGAGGTCGAGTGGGACATCGACCGGCAGCGTCCGCTTCACGACGCCGACGCTAGCCCAGGAAGGGGGCCGTGGCCTACCCGCCTCCTCAAGCCCACTCGTGCCGGAGCCGATGACTGCCCGAGACTTCCGGAGGGGAACCATGACCGACGGCAACGACACCCCGATGAGCAGCAGCGACCTGCTTCGCCAGGCCCGGGACGAGTTCATGGGCAGGACCGCCTCCGATCGAGAGGGCACCGAGACCACCGCCGCCGAGCCGGCGAGGCGGGTTGGCGCCGCCGACCAGGATGCGCCGGCGGAACCACTTACGACGATGGGCCGTAACCCCGCTCCCACTCCGGGCGCGACGGAGAAGCGCCAGACAGACCGGGTACCGGCGCCAAGCACGCTCGGCACTCCGGAGCAGGTTCCCGCCAAGAGTCGCACGGGGATGCGGCTCCTCGCCCGACTCATCGTCCCGGCCGTCATCTTCGGCGGGATATTCATCTACAACACGATCGACGAGACCGAGACCGTCGAGTCGCTCACGGCCGGTGACTGCCTGCTCGAGCCGGAGGCTGAGGAGATCACCACCGTCGAGGCGCGCGGATGCGGCGACTCGCACGCATACGAGGTCTTCTCCGTCGTCACCGACCCGTCACCCACCTCAGCCTCGTATCCCGGCGTCGAGGAGTTGCTCGAGTCGATCATGGTGCAGTGCCTCGACCGCTTCGAGGGATACGTCGGCACGGCGTATGCCGACTCCGTCTACTGGGCGAATGCCATCTATCCGACCGAGGAGTCGTGGCAGGACGGAGACAGGACGGGCACCTGCCTCCTCTTCGAGGCGAACGCCCAGGGCGACGCCGTCATGCGCACCGGAACGCTGCGCAGCGCCGGACGCTGACGCCTCCCCGGACGGGTGCCCCCAACGCCCCACGGCATACTTTCAATCCGACGGCCACCCGACGAACATGACGAGCCGACATGGCTGACCTTCTGATCGTCGGAGCGGGGACCATCGGCATCGCAGCTGCCCAGGCAGCACTCGAAGACCGGGTCGTGCTCGGCGTCAGCGGCGTCGTCGATCCCGATCCGGATGCAAGGGCACGAGGCGCCGCCGCCCTCGAGACCTCGGGCTACGCCAGCACCCTGGAGGTGCCACTCGCCAGGGAGGGCGACAGGGCCCTGCTCGTGTTCTCTTCTCTCGTGGAGGACGTCGCCCCGGAGATCCTCCGGCTCACCTCGGCCGGCTACCACGTCGTGAGCACTTGCGAGGAGCTCGCATGGCCGCCGAGGCACATCTGGGAGGCATTGCACACCTCGGCTAGATCGACGCGGCGGGTCATCATCATGACGGGCGCCAACCCGGGCTTCGTCATGGACCGGTTGGCCCTCCTCACGGCTGCGGCCAGCCGCCGGCTGAAGTCCGTGACGGTGCGCAGAAGGGTCGACTCGGCGACGAGGCGTGACACGTTCCTCCCGAAGACGGGTCACGGTCTCGACAGGGCTGCCTTCGATGCCGCCGTGGGAGCCGGCACCGTCGGACATCGAGGGATCATGGCCTCGGCTCGGCTCCTCGCCCATACGCTCGGGTGGCCCACGAACGATGTCGCCCAGGCGATCGAGCCGCTCCTCGGCGATGACGGCCTGGCGACCGGCTTCCACCAGACGGTCCTGCTCCGAGCCGACCGCAGGACGATCGACATGGAGCTCACCATCGGCTGGGAGCTCCAGGGAGCCGGGGACACGATCATCGTGGAAGGAGAGCCGCCGATCCTCCTCGAGATCCCGGGCGGCTACCTGGGCGACCAGGGCGCCATCGCCCAGATCCTCTCCGCATTGCGCCGATGCGCCGAGCTCGAGCCGAGCTTCTATAGACCCACGGACCTGCCGCTCCGCTTCGGGTGACCCGGGGCGGCCAGGAGCCGCCGGGCCGCTACCGTTCGCCGATGCGTTCCCGAGCCCTCATCGCTCCGGCACTCGGCGCCTTCCTGATCGTCTCGCTCCCGATCGCCGCATTGGCGCAGGACGCTCCGCCGCTCTGCGACGAGTACGAGGGCATCGTCTGCCAAGGCTGGTTCACGGACGACGCCGGCATCGTCGACGACGACCAGCGGATCGAGGACGCCATCGACGCGGTGATCGGGCGGTACGGCAACGAGATCGCGCTCGTCGTCGTCGACGACAGCAGGGGGCGGTCGACGGCGGAGCTCGCCTTCGGCCTCGGGGAGGCTTGGGGCGTCGGCTCGAGCGCCGACGACGGCATCGTCGTCCTCGTCGACCTGTCGGCGCGCCGCACCGAGATGGTGTACGGACCAGGGGTGTCACTCGACGCGGAGCGGATCACCGGCTCGGGCAATAGCTTCTTCGGGACGGGCGACTTCGAAGGAGGGCTCCTGGCGATCGTCGGCGGGCTCCAAGCGGGGCTCGCCGAGTTCCACGAGGGCGGCTCCGGCGCAACGACTACCGAAGGTGGCACGGTACCGCCGCTTCCGGAAGAGGAGCCTTCGAACGACGGACCCTCCAGCGGGACGGTGGCGATAGCTCTCGGCGCCGCCGCACTTCTCGTGGGAGGCGCAGGCGCCGGAATCGTCAGGCACAACAGGAACGAGCGCGTCGAACGACAGCGCCGCGAGATCGTCGACGGTGAGCTCGACAGGCTCGAGCCGGCCGGGCAGGAGCTGCTGCGGCCAGAGGACTACCGGATCCCGTACGCGGGAGGCCCTCCCAGCGCCTCGACGGGCGCCGTCCTCGACGTGCTCGCCTCGATCGACGGCGGAGGGACGTCTTCCGACGTGGTCGCCCTCCGGTCTGCGTGGGCTTCCGGTCTCGTCGGCGTCCTCGACTCCCCGCGCCTGCGGGCCGAGTCGGATACACCGCTCGAGCTGGCCGCCTCCCAGGAGCGGCCCATCCTCGAAGGCGCCGTCCAGCAGGCGTCCGAGGACGCCCTCGACGTGCCCTCGACCCAGGAGGAGCTCTTCGACGTGCGGCGGGCCGAGCTGCGGCGAATCGTCGACGCGCTGCGGCCACACAGGGTGGCGGCGGCCCGCCGTCGGGCCGGCGAAGCGCTGCTCGACCGCGCCGTGGAGACGCCGATCGGCACGGTCGCCCTGACCGACCTGGGTACGCGGTTTCTTCGGGTGGCTCCCGTCCTCCTCGCCGAGGCGTCGATCTCGGACTCCGTCGCCGAGCTGAACGAGGCATATCAGGCCGCCGAGGTGAAGGCAACGAAGCTGGAGACGCTCTACGGCAAGCTGCCTTCGTCGACGACCCGGCCGGCCGTGGCCGCCGCCCTCGCCGACCTCGAGGATGACCCGGAGAGCGCGGCGCGACGCTATGAGGAGGTGCGGCAGCGCCTCGAAGATGAAGGCGAGTCGTTGAAGGCGGACGGTCTCGCGGTACCGGCAATCGCCGCTCTCCTCCTCCTCAACAACGACAGCGAGAACATCGACGAGTTCCTGGCGGCCTACAAGTCCAATCGCAATGGTGGGCACGCGCCCGACGAGGCGGTCGAGCTTGCGCTCGCCGGCCTGACCCGTCCCGAGGACATCGACTTGGCGCGGCGCCAAGCGAAGCGCCTCGGGATCCCGATCTCGATCGCCGTTGCCCTGCTGCGGCGGCGAGACGACGGCCCCGAGGTGTACGAGGCGATCCTCGATGCCCTGGCTCGCGAGGGAGTGACGGGCGACACCCGCAAGACGATCGCCGGCATCCTGACGATCTCGCTCGAGCCGGCCCAAGCGATGCGGCGATGGATCGAGGCCCGCGCCGCACTGGGCGATCTCGGCTTGGAAGGCGCCTACGCCGACATCGCGGCGGCCTTCGGAGCTTCCGATCCGCGTGGGGCGCGCCCGTTCGCCTTGGCGTACGCCGCACAACGCCAAGCCTTGGCGCGCAGCTCGATCGACGACGCCGACCGCTTCGCGCCGGAGCTGGCACACGAGGGAACCCGGCGGCAGACCGACACATGGACGGGACAGCCGATACCGCCGGGGCTCTTCGACTTCGACCCGTTCACCCTCCTCTACTTCCACTGGGTGATCACGAGAGGGCACTCCGGGAGCTTCGGGTGGGAACCGATCTACCGTGACCAGTCCTGGTCGAGCGATCGCCGTTCCTGGTGGGGAGGCACAGGCGGATTCGGGGGCTTCGGTGGAGGCGGTTTCTCGGGCGGTGGCGGCGGAGGGTCGTCCTGGGGCGGCGGTGGCTGGGGGGGCTCGGGGGGCTTCGGTGGCTTCGGCGGGGGCGGGTTCTCCGGTGGTGGTGGCGGCGGGAGCAGCTGGTAGGCGAGTGGCCGATCGCATCACCAGCCCGTCGAACCCCCGCATCAAGTCGCTCGCCCGGCTGGCGAAGCGCTCGGAACGCGACGCCACGGGCCTCTTCCTCATCGAAGGAGAGCGGGCCGTTCTGCGCGCCATCGAAGCAGGCGTCACCATCGAGCAACTCGTCGTCTGCCGCGAGTTGATGCGAGGGCCGGGTGCAGTCCAGCCATCCTTGCCGGCACCCACGATCGACGTGGGTCGCGATGCCTTCGCCAAGCTGGCGTACCGGGCGCATCCGGACGGGATGCTCGCCGTGGCGAGGCAACCGGACGTCGCCATCGAGTCGCTGGCGCTGGGCGACGCTCCGCTCGTGCTCATCGCCGAGGCCCTCGAGAAGCCGGGCAACCTGGGGGCGATCCTGCGGGCGGCGGACGCGGCGGGCGCCGCCGTCGTGGCCGCAGACCCGGCGACCGATCTGTTCAACCCGAACGTCGTTCGAGCCTCCCAGGGAGCCCTCTTCACGGTACCGGTCGCGGTCGCATCCCCTCCGTCGGTCATCACATGGGCGGCCGGCTCCGACATCGATCTGTACGCAGCGTCGCCCGACGCGACCACCCGTCTGTGGGATGTCGACCTGACAGGCGCAACCGGCATCGTCGTCGGGAGCGAGCACCGGGGTCTGAGCCCGGCCTGGGACGGCGTCGCCACCCCGGTGTCGATCCCGATGGCCGGCGACGGCGACAGCCTCAACGCGGCGACCGCGGCCGCGCTACTCCTCTACGAGGCCGTCAGGCAGCGCGTCATCGCCTGACACGACCGAGATCGCATCGTCCCTCTCGCACCATCGGCAAACGACCCGTTCGATGCTCGACGCCAGCGTTTCCTCGTCCTCGAACGCGACGTCTCCACCCAACGTGAAATGGGCGAACCGCCTGCGCCGCACGGCGTCGTACACGTCGAAGCGCGTCCGGTTGCCGCAGGCGTCGCAGCGGTATGCGGGCAGCGAGCTCACAGTGGCGATCGTACCCGTGCCGCCCGAGAAGCCGGCAGACGCACCAGGGCCGAAGGCACGGTCCTTGCTATCGAACATATGTTCGATCTACGATTCCCGGCTGCTTCCCCATGGCGAACGGTGACGATCGGCATCCAGCGCACATTCGACGACCTGGGCGCACCACTCTTCGGCGTCCCGTTCTGTGTGCTCGACCTGGAGACGACGGGGGGATCGCCTGCCGAGTGCGAGATCACCGAGGTCGGCGCCGTGAAATACCGGGCCGGCGAGCTGGTCGGCACCTTCCACTCCCTCGTGGACCCCGGCATGCCGATCCCGCCCACGATCACAGTGCTCAC
Encoded proteins:
- a CDS encoding septum formation family protein; this encodes MTDGNDTPMSSSDLLRQARDEFMGRTASDREGTETTAAEPARRVGAADQDAPAEPLTTMGRNPAPTPGATEKRQTDRVPAPSTLGTPEQVPAKSRTGMRLLARLIVPAVIFGGIFIYNTIDETETVESLTAGDCLLEPEAEEITTVEARGCGDSHAYEVFSVVTDPSPTSASYPGVEELLESIMVQCLDRFEGYVGTAYADSVYWANAIYPTEESWQDGDRTGTCLLFEANAQGDAVMRTGTLRSAGR
- a CDS encoding TPM domain-containing protein, whose protein sequence is MRSRALIAPALGAFLIVSLPIAALAQDAPPLCDEYEGIVCQGWFTDDAGIVDDDQRIEDAIDAVIGRYGNEIALVVVDDSRGRSTAELAFGLGEAWGVGSSADDGIVVLVDLSARRTEMVYGPGVSLDAERITGSGNSFFGTGDFEGGLLAIVGGLQAGLAEFHEGGSGATTTEGGTVPPLPEEEPSNDGPSSGTVAIALGAAALLVGGAGAGIVRHNRNERVERQRREIVDGELDRLEPAGQELLRPEDYRIPYAGGPPSASTGAVLDVLASIDGGGTSSDVVALRSAWASGLVGVLDSPRLRAESDTPLELAASQERPILEGAVQQASEDALDVPSTQEELFDVRRAELRRIVDALRPHRVAAARRRAGEALLDRAVETPIGTVALTDLGTRFLRVAPVLLAEASISDSVAELNEAYQAAEVKATKLETLYGKLPSSTTRPAVAAALADLEDDPESAARRYEEVRQRLEDEGESLKADGLAVPAIAALLLLNNDSENIDEFLAAYKSNRNGGHAPDEAVELALAGLTRPEDIDLARRQAKRLGIPISIAVALLRRRDDGPEVYEAILDALAREGVTGDTRKTIAGILTISLEPAQAMRRWIEARAALGDLGLEGAYADIAAAFGASDPRGARPFALAYAAQRQALARSSIDDADRFAPELAHEGTRRQTDTWTGQPIPPGLFDFDPFTLLYFHWVITRGHSGSFGWEPIYRDQSWSSDRRSWWGGTGGFGGFGGGGFSGGGGGGSSWGGGGWGGSGGFGGFGGGGFSGGGGGGSSW
- a CDS encoding RNA methyltransferase, with protein sequence MADRITSPSNPRIKSLARLAKRSERDATGLFLIEGERAVLRAIEAGVTIEQLVVCRELMRGPGAVQPSLPAPTIDVGRDAFAKLAYRAHPDGMLAVARQPDVAIESLALGDAPLVLIAEALEKPGNLGAILRAADAAGAAVVAADPATDLFNPNVVRASQGALFTVPVAVASPPSVITWAAGSDIDLYAASPDATTRLWDVDLTGATGIVVGSEHRGLSPAWDGVATPVSIPMAGDGDSLNAATAAALLLYEAVRQRVIA